In Amycolatopsis coloradensis, one genomic interval encodes:
- a CDS encoding DMT family transporter: MNKNNPVLQWTAAMALSGTIGAVVLESGADAPAVAFARSLVGGLLLMAWSAARGWLRPWTLSRRDLLLAVLGGLFLVGNWVLLFASYSLSSIGVSTVVYHTQPLMLVGLAAAFLGEKMAKSQLIRALIAFGGVTLISLSAHGADGKPVRLEGIALALGAAALYAGASFVAKQLKHVRPHVLAAVQLVTGTIVLAPALLVTPLPTDTSGLLWLVLLGTVHTALMYVLMYASIGKLPTTTVALLSYVYPVVAVVVDVLAYGHRPTWPEGLGMLAVLAAALAPRRTPARQPARV, encoded by the coding sequence ATGAACAAGAACAACCCCGTGTTGCAGTGGACGGCCGCGATGGCGCTGTCGGGCACGATCGGTGCCGTCGTCCTCGAAAGCGGTGCCGACGCCCCCGCCGTGGCGTTCGCGAGGAGCCTCGTCGGCGGTTTGCTGCTCATGGCGTGGAGCGCGGCTCGTGGCTGGCTCCGCCCGTGGACCCTCAGCCGCCGTGACCTCCTGCTCGCCGTGCTCGGCGGCCTGTTCCTGGTCGGGAACTGGGTGCTGCTGTTCGCCTCGTACTCGCTGTCGTCGATCGGGGTCAGCACCGTCGTCTACCACACGCAGCCGCTGATGCTGGTCGGTCTCGCGGCGGCGTTCCTCGGCGAGAAGATGGCGAAGAGCCAGCTGATCCGGGCGCTGATCGCGTTCGGCGGGGTGACGCTCATCTCGCTGTCCGCGCACGGCGCCGACGGGAAACCCGTGCGCCTGGAGGGGATCGCGCTCGCCCTCGGCGCGGCCGCGCTGTACGCCGGCGCTTCCTTCGTCGCGAAGCAGCTCAAGCACGTCCGCCCGCACGTCCTGGCGGCCGTCCAGCTGGTGACCGGCACGATCGTGCTCGCACCCGCCCTGCTGGTCACGCCGCTGCCCACGGACACCTCAGGCCTGCTGTGGCTGGTCCTGCTCGGGACCGTGCACACCGCGCTGATGTACGTCCTGATGTACGCGAGCATCGGGAAGCTGCCGACCACGACGGTGGCGTTGCTGTCCTACGTCTATCCGGTGGTCGCGGTGGTCGTCGACGTGCTCGCCTACGGCCACCGGCCGACCTGGCCGGAAGGCCTGGGGATGCTGGCCGTCCTGGCGGCCGCACTGGCGCCGAGGCGCACGCCGGCACGTCAACCCGCCCGCGTTTAG
- a CDS encoding GlxA family transcriptional regulator codes for MDVKKVAVVLADQVSPFELGVACEVFGTDRSADGIEGWDFAVCSPGGANVLSWSGFGLDGLESLDFAASADLLIVPTCAPRSASPPEPVLEALRDAASRGAWVAGFCAGVFSLGYAGLLDGRNCTVHWVYEQEFRSRFPTAKVDPKALYVDDGGVLTSAGTVAAVDLCLHLVRELRGVAAATTLARRMVAAPHRAGGQAQFVQAPVPETAAPDDTVLAEALEWIERRLDRPFTVAELARRSGLGERTFLRRFSAATGTTPHRWLTERRLDRAQSLLEEGRLSIEDIAVACGYASAAALRHQFGKLRGTSPSAYRRTFSAG; via the coding sequence ATGGATGTGAAGAAGGTCGCGGTCGTGCTCGCCGACCAGGTCTCGCCGTTCGAACTCGGCGTCGCGTGCGAGGTCTTCGGCACCGATCGCAGCGCCGACGGCATCGAGGGCTGGGACTTCGCGGTCTGCTCACCCGGCGGCGCGAACGTCCTGAGCTGGTCCGGCTTCGGGCTCGATGGCCTGGAGAGCCTGGACTTCGCGGCGTCGGCGGACCTGCTGATCGTCCCGACCTGCGCGCCGCGCAGCGCGAGCCCGCCGGAGCCGGTGCTCGAAGCCCTGCGTGACGCGGCGAGCCGGGGTGCCTGGGTCGCGGGCTTCTGCGCGGGTGTCTTCTCGCTCGGGTACGCGGGGCTGCTCGACGGGCGCAACTGCACCGTGCACTGGGTGTACGAGCAGGAGTTCCGGTCGCGCTTCCCGACGGCGAAGGTCGATCCGAAGGCGTTGTACGTCGACGACGGCGGCGTCCTCACCAGCGCGGGAACCGTCGCCGCCGTCGACCTCTGCCTGCATCTGGTGCGGGAACTGCGCGGCGTCGCCGCGGCCACCACGCTGGCCAGGCGGATGGTCGCGGCGCCGCACCGGGCCGGCGGGCAGGCGCAGTTCGTGCAGGCGCCGGTGCCCGAGACCGCCGCGCCGGACGACACCGTGCTCGCCGAAGCGCTCGAATGGATTGAGCGGCGCTTGGACCGGCCGTTCACTGTCGCGGAACTCGCCCGGCGCAGCGGATTGGGGGAGCGCACGTTCCTGCGCCGGTTCTCGGCGGCCACCGGGACGACGCCGCACCGGTGGCTCACCGAACGCCGCCTCGACCGCGCGCAGTCCCTGCTCGAAGAAGGCCGTCTGTCCATTGAGGACATAGCGGTCGCCTGTGGATACGCCTCCGCCGCCGCGCTGCGGCATCAGTTCGGCAAGCTGCGGGGGACCAGCCCGAGCGCGTACCGCAGGACGTTTTCCGCCGGCTAG
- a CDS encoding cupin domain-containing protein: MSKQPIDLGTALAGFDEIWSPRIVAHVNDYDVRLAKVAGEHIWHVHENTDEFFLVLDGTLDIALREEDGERVVTLPRGSVFVVPRGTFHKPSSVDGASLLLFEPTGTLSVGDQHDEVPDHVQVTVGQEI, encoded by the coding sequence ATGAGCAAGCAACCGATCGATCTGGGCACCGCGCTGGCCGGCTTCGACGAGATCTGGAGCCCGCGCATCGTCGCCCACGTCAACGACTACGACGTCCGCCTCGCCAAGGTCGCGGGCGAGCACATCTGGCACGTCCACGAGAACACCGACGAGTTCTTCCTCGTTCTCGACGGCACCTTGGACATCGCGTTGCGCGAGGAAGACGGCGAACGCGTCGTCACACTGCCGCGCGGTTCGGTGTTCGTCGTCCCGCGCGGCACCTTCCACAAACCGTCCTCAGTGGACGGTGCGTCGCTCCTGCTGTTCGAACCGACCGGCACGCTCTCCGTCGGCGATCAGCACGACGAGGTCCCCGACCACGTCCAAGTGACAGTTGGACAGGAAATCTAG
- a CDS encoding helix-turn-helix domain-containing protein gives MSHDSSREVAVLVDEGSNPFEMGVATELFGLRRPELDRPWYGFTLCAAEPSVRMHLGMFTLTGVAGLEAVEAADTVIVPNRPDPETPAREEVVAAIRAAAERGARLVSFCTGAFTLAQAGVLDGRRATTHWKWAGLFRELYPEVLLEPDVLFVDDGDVLTAAGSAAALDLGLHLISRDHGAEIANAVSRRLVFAGHRDGGQRQFVERPLPPVPDTSLAPVLAWARERLDRPLTVADLASRAAASQATLHRRFRAELGTTPLAWLTTERIALACRLIERGEQRLDRVARASGFGTAANLRTQLRRATGLTPTAYRARFSTAS, from the coding sequence ATGTCGCATGATTCCTCGCGCGAGGTCGCCGTCCTGGTCGACGAAGGGTCCAATCCCTTCGAAATGGGCGTCGCGACCGAGCTGTTCGGTCTGCGGCGGCCGGAACTGGACAGGCCGTGGTACGGCTTCACCCTGTGCGCAGCCGAGCCGTCCGTGCGCATGCACCTGGGCATGTTCACGCTCACCGGGGTCGCCGGGCTCGAAGCCGTCGAGGCCGCGGACACGGTGATCGTGCCCAACCGGCCCGATCCGGAGACCCCGGCCAGGGAAGAGGTGGTGGCGGCCATCCGCGCCGCGGCCGAGCGCGGTGCCCGGCTGGTGAGCTTCTGCACCGGCGCCTTCACCCTCGCGCAGGCGGGTGTCCTGGACGGACGGCGCGCGACGACGCACTGGAAATGGGCGGGACTGTTCCGCGAGCTGTATCCCGAAGTACTGCTGGAGCCGGACGTCCTCTTCGTCGACGACGGCGACGTCCTGACCGCGGCGGGCAGCGCGGCCGCGCTCGATCTGGGGCTGCACCTGATCAGCCGTGACCACGGCGCCGAGATCGCCAACGCGGTGAGCAGGCGGCTGGTGTTCGCCGGACATCGCGACGGCGGCCAGCGGCAGTTCGTCGAGCGTCCGCTGCCGCCGGTGCCGGACACCTCGCTGGCACCGGTGCTCGCCTGGGCGCGTGAACGGCTGGATCGCCCGCTCACCGTCGCCGACCTCGCCTCGCGGGCGGCGGCCAGCCAGGCGACGCTGCACCGGCGGTTCCGCGCCGAACTGGGGACGACGCCGCTCGCGTGGCTCACCACGGAACGGATCGCGCTGGCGTGCCGGCTGATCGAGCGCGGGGAACAACGGCTGGACAGGGTGGCGCGGGCATCGGGGTTCGGTACCGCCGCGAACCTGCGTACGCAGCTTCGGCGGGCTACGGGACTGACGCCTACGGCTTACCGGGCGCGGTTCAGCACCGCTTCGTAG
- the trpD gene encoding anthranilate phosphoribosyltransferase — protein MVTTKTWPSLLNQLIARADLSEEDTAWAMDQIMSGAATPSQIAGFAVALRAKGETPAEISGMADAMLAHARRVTIDGPSVDIVGTGGDRSNSVNISTMATVVTAAAGAPVAKHGNRSASSKSGAADVLEELGVTIDLPPETVQRSVNELGIGFCFAPKFHPALRHAGPTRGELGVPTTFNLLGPLTNPAQPRSSLIGCAYEDKTRVLAEVFARRGMTVLLVRGDDGLDEITTTTTSSVWVVSGGEITERSFDPASLDIPRVTAEDLRGGDAAHNAEVFRQVMAGKTGPVRDAVLLNSAAALAAFTGFSGSLEDDLAAGLARAASAIDSGAAADLLNRWIAFA, from the coding sequence ATGGTGACCACTAAGACCTGGCCGTCCCTGCTCAACCAGCTCATCGCGCGCGCGGACCTGTCCGAGGAGGACACCGCGTGGGCGATGGACCAGATCATGAGCGGGGCGGCGACGCCCTCCCAGATCGCCGGGTTCGCCGTCGCGCTGCGCGCCAAGGGTGAGACACCGGCGGAGATCTCCGGCATGGCCGACGCCATGCTGGCGCACGCCAGGCGGGTGACGATCGACGGGCCGTCGGTGGACATCGTCGGCACCGGGGGCGACCGGTCCAACTCGGTCAACATCTCCACCATGGCCACGGTGGTGACGGCCGCGGCAGGCGCCCCGGTGGCCAAGCACGGCAACCGGAGCGCGTCATCGAAGTCCGGCGCTGCCGACGTGCTGGAGGAGCTGGGCGTCACCATCGACCTGCCGCCCGAGACGGTCCAGCGCAGCGTGAACGAACTGGGCATCGGCTTCTGCTTCGCGCCGAAGTTCCACCCCGCCCTGCGTCACGCCGGCCCGACCCGCGGCGAACTCGGCGTGCCGACGACGTTCAACCTGCTCGGCCCGCTGACCAACCCGGCGCAGCCGCGCAGTTCGCTGATCGGCTGCGCCTACGAGGACAAGACCCGCGTGCTGGCCGAGGTGTTCGCGCGGCGCGGCATGACCGTGCTGCTCGTGCGCGGCGACGACGGGCTGGACGAGATCACGACCACGACCACGAGTTCGGTGTGGGTGGTCTCCGGCGGCGAGATCACCGAGCGCAGCTTCGATCCCGCGTCGCTGGACATCCCCCGGGTGACCGCGGAGGACCTGCGTGGCGGCGACGCGGCGCACAACGCCGAGGTGTTCCGTCAGGTGATGGCCGGGAAGACCGGGCCGGTACGGGACGCGGTACTGCTCAACTCGGCGGCCGCGCTGGCGGCTTTCACCGGGTTCTCGGGATCGCTGGAAGACGACCTGGCCGCCGGGCTCGCGCGGGCGGCCTCGGCCATCGACTCGGGTGCGGCGGCCGACCTGCTAAACCGGTGGATCGCCTTCGCCTAG
- a CDS encoding cytochrome c oxidase subunit 3: MRRVTTAAPTISQRVHSLNRPNMVSVGTIVWLSSELMFFAGLFAMFFTVKAQNASGQWPPPLHGEPFHLNIALAIPFTVILVASSFTCQFGVFAAEKGDVFGLRRWYIITLIMGAIFVGGQAYEYLNLIHEGLTIPSGAYGTVFYLATGFHGLHVIGGLIAFVYLLIRTKLSKFTPAQATSAIVVSYYWHFVDIVWVGLFAVIYILP, encoded by the coding sequence ATGCGACGCGTGACAACGGCAGCTCCCACCATCAGCCAGCGGGTCCACTCGCTGAACCGGCCGAACATGGTCAGTGTCGGCACCATCGTGTGGCTGTCCAGCGAACTGATGTTCTTCGCCGGACTGTTCGCCATGTTCTTCACCGTGAAGGCGCAGAACGCGTCCGGCCAATGGCCGCCGCCGCTGCACGGTGAGCCCTTCCACCTGAACATCGCGCTGGCGATCCCGTTCACCGTGATCCTCGTGGCGTCGTCGTTCACCTGCCAGTTCGGCGTGTTCGCCGCCGAAAAGGGTGACGTGTTCGGCCTCCGCCGCTGGTACATCATCACGTTGATCATGGGCGCGATCTTCGTGGGTGGCCAGGCTTACGAGTACCTGAACCTGATCCACGAGGGGCTGACGATCCCGTCCGGCGCGTACGGCACGGTCTTCTACCTCGCGACCGGGTTCCACGGCCTGCACGTCATCGGCGGGCTCATCGCGTTCGTGTACTTGCTCATCCGCACCAAGCTGAGCAAGTTCACCCCGGCTCAGGCCACCTCGGCGATCGTCGTGTCGTACTACTGGCACTTCGTCGACATCGTGTGGGTGGGCCTGTTCGCGGTGATCTACATCCTTCCGTGA
- a CDS encoding c-type cytochrome, whose translation MTSSKNNTERRFRKRSKARRRFAGALALGIALLSVGGLYAVFAPEPQTAQAQGESALLREGEKLYNNTCIECHGPKLEGVTDRGPSLIGIGDAAVYFQTSTGRMPAVRQEAQAQRKPPKLTEAEINALGAYIQANGGGAQRPAEKGDALRGEDVARGSELFRLNCASCHGFTGRGGALSSGKFAPNLDPATEEQIYTAMLTGPQNMPKFSDRQLSPEEKKDIIAFVKSVSNGNNSPGGNSLGGLGPASEGAIAWIVGIAALIGVTLWIGSKA comes from the coding sequence ATGACCTCCAGCAAGAACAACACGGAGCGCCGCTTCCGCAAGCGGTCGAAGGCTCGCAGGCGGTTCGCCGGCGCGCTGGCGCTCGGGATCGCGCTGCTGAGCGTGGGCGGGTTGTACGCCGTTTTCGCCCCGGAGCCGCAGACCGCGCAGGCGCAGGGCGAGTCCGCCCTCCTGCGTGAGGGCGAGAAGCTCTACAACAACACGTGTATCGAATGTCACGGGCCGAAGCTCGAAGGTGTCACCGACCGTGGCCCGAGCCTCATCGGCATCGGCGACGCGGCCGTGTACTTCCAGACCTCCACCGGCCGCATGCCCGCGGTGCGGCAGGAAGCCCAGGCGCAGCGGAAGCCGCCGAAGCTGACCGAGGCCGAGATCAACGCGCTGGGTGCCTACATCCAGGCCAACGGCGGTGGCGCGCAGCGTCCCGCCGAGAAGGGTGACGCGCTGCGCGGCGAGGACGTCGCGCGCGGCAGCGAGCTCTTCCGTCTCAACTGCGCCTCCTGCCACGGCTTCACCGGCCGCGGCGGCGCGCTCTCCTCGGGCAAGTTCGCCCCGAACCTGGACCCGGCCACGGAAGAGCAGATCTACACCGCGATGCTCACCGGGCCGCAGAACATGCCCAAGTTCTCCGACCGGCAGCTGTCGCCGGAGGAGAAGAAGGACATCATCGCGTTCGTGAAGTCCGTGAGCAACGGGAACAACTCACCCGGCGGTAACTCGCTCGGCGGTCTTGGCCCGGCCTCGGAGGGCGCGATCGCGTGGATCGTCGGGATCGCCGCGCTGATCGGCGTGACGTTGTGGATTGGATCGAAGGCATGA
- a CDS encoding ubiquinol-cytochrome c reductase iron-sulfur subunit has protein sequence MSAEGPKPPTEAELADMDRDQLVKLGTALDGVEIVEYPTPWPVEGTKAEKRAERAVALWFVLAALSGLAFVVLIAWPHWFEYKEPGTHGYTQYTLYTPLLGITLGLAVLSLGIGVILYTKKFIPAEVSVQERGDGGSKEVDKATIIAQLADSGSRSTIARRSMIKRSAGAGAGVLGLAVAALPVASFIKDPWKDTENRDSLWHSGWKKNFPEEKVYLRRNTGRPHEISLVKAEDLDAGAMETVFPYRESEKDDEHALSAAFKRVDNPVMLIRLRPTDAAKVVKRQGQEDYNFGDYYAYTKICSHVGCPTSLYEQRTNRILCPCHQSQFDALHYAKPIFGPATRPLAQLPITVDSEGYLIARGDFNEAVGPAFWERKS, from the coding sequence ATGAGCGCCGAAGGGCCGAAGCCGCCGACAGAGGCGGAGTTGGCGGACATGGATCGCGACCAGCTGGTCAAGCTGGGTACCGCGCTCGACGGGGTTGAGATCGTCGAATACCCGACGCCCTGGCCGGTCGAGGGGACGAAGGCGGAGAAGCGCGCCGAGCGCGCCGTCGCCCTCTGGTTCGTGCTGGCCGCGCTGTCCGGCCTCGCGTTCGTGGTCCTCATCGCGTGGCCGCACTGGTTCGAGTACAAGGAGCCGGGCACGCACGGCTACACCCAGTACACGCTGTACACGCCGCTGCTCGGGATCACCCTCGGGCTGGCCGTGCTCAGCCTCGGTATCGGTGTGATCCTCTACACCAAGAAGTTCATCCCGGCCGAGGTCTCGGTCCAGGAGCGCGGGGACGGCGGTTCCAAGGAGGTCGACAAGGCCACCATCATCGCCCAGCTCGCCGACTCGGGCAGCCGCAGCACCATCGCGCGCCGCTCGATGATCAAGCGGTCCGCGGGCGCCGGTGCCGGTGTGCTCGGCCTCGCCGTCGCGGCGCTGCCGGTCGCGTCCTTCATCAAGGACCCGTGGAAGGACACCGAGAACCGCGACTCGCTGTGGCACTCGGGCTGGAAGAAGAACTTCCCGGAAGAGAAGGTCTACCTGCGCCGCAACACCGGTCGTCCGCACGAGATCTCCCTGGTCAAGGCCGAGGACCTCGACGCGGGCGCGATGGAGACGGTGTTCCCGTACCGCGAGTCCGAGAAGGACGACGAGCACGCGCTGTCGGCCGCCTTCAAACGCGTCGACAACCCGGTCATGCTGATCCGTCTCCGCCCGACCGACGCCGCCAAGGTCGTCAAGCGTCAGGGCCAGGAGGACTACAACTTCGGCGACTACTACGCGTACACGAAGATCTGCAGCCACGTGGGCTGCCCGACCTCCCTGTACGAGCAGCGGACCAACCGCATCCTCTGCCCCTGTCATCAGTCCCAGTTCGACGCGCTCCACTACGCCAAGCCGATTTTCGGGCCGGCGACCCGGCCCTTGGCCCAGCTTCCGATTACAGTGGACTCTGAGGGCTACCTGATCGCGCGCGGAGACTTCAACGAGGCCGTCGGACCGGCCTTTTGGGAGCGTAAGTCATGA
- a CDS encoding cytochrome bc complex cytochrome b subunit, with product MSSLTTPTKGTNPVEKAAGAGAKWADDRYHLAKGMRHQLNKVFPTHWSFLLGEIALYSFIILLLSGVYLTLFFDPSMEEVVYNGSYTGLQGVEMSRAFATTLDISFDVRGGLFVRQLHHWAALIFVASMMVHMFRIFFTGAFRRPREANWVIGALLLVLGMFEGFFGYSLPDDLLSGTGIRATLSGIVLSVPVMGTWIHWALFGGEFPGNEIIPRLYTIHILLLPGIMLGLVAAHLALVWYQKHTQFPGVRRKETNVVGVRIMPVFALKGGAFFALVTGIIALMSGLFQINPIWNIGPYNAAQVSAGSQPDWYMAWADGMLRIWPAWELYLGNYTVPAVFFPGAVGMPLLIGLLVMYPWIERKLSKDTAHHNLLQRPRDVPVRTSLGIMALTFFAVIMLSGFNDIIAFAFDISLNATTWAGRIGVLLLPPIAYYITYRICLGLQRADREVLEHGVETGIIKRLPHGEFIEIHQPLGPVDDHGHPIPLEYQGASVPKKMNKLGSAGHAVAGSTWSPDPVEETIALERARSNGHGNGKVDDIGGEPSAERKEITSGH from the coding sequence ATGAGTTCACTCACCACCCCGACGAAGGGGACGAACCCGGTCGAGAAGGCCGCGGGCGCTGGTGCGAAGTGGGCCGACGACCGGTATCACCTGGCCAAGGGCATGCGGCACCAGCTCAACAAGGTGTTCCCGACGCACTGGTCGTTCCTGCTCGGCGAGATCGCGCTCTACAGCTTCATCATCCTGTTGCTGTCGGGTGTCTATCTCACGCTGTTCTTCGACCCCTCCATGGAGGAGGTCGTCTACAACGGCAGCTACACCGGCCTGCAGGGCGTCGAGATGTCGCGGGCCTTCGCGACCACGCTGGACATCTCGTTCGACGTCCGCGGCGGTCTGTTCGTCCGCCAGCTGCACCACTGGGCCGCGCTGATCTTCGTGGCCTCGATGATGGTGCACATGTTCCGGATCTTCTTCACCGGCGCGTTCCGGCGCCCGCGTGAGGCGAACTGGGTCATCGGCGCGCTGCTGCTGGTCCTGGGCATGTTCGAGGGCTTCTTCGGCTACTCGCTCCCGGACGACCTGCTCTCCGGTACCGGTATCCGCGCGACCCTCTCGGGCATCGTGCTCTCCGTGCCGGTCATGGGCACGTGGATCCACTGGGCGCTGTTCGGCGGGGAGTTCCCCGGCAACGAGATCATCCCGCGCCTGTACACGATCCACATCCTGCTGCTGCCGGGCATCATGCTCGGCCTGGTGGCCGCGCACCTCGCGCTCGTCTGGTACCAGAAGCACACGCAGTTCCCGGGCGTGCGCCGCAAGGAGACCAACGTCGTCGGCGTCCGCATCATGCCGGTCTTCGCGCTCAAGGGCGGTGCGTTCTTCGCGCTGGTCACCGGCATCATCGCGCTGATGTCGGGCCTCTTCCAGATCAACCCGATCTGGAACATCGGCCCGTACAACGCGGCGCAGGTCTCGGCGGGTTCGCAGCCGGACTGGTACATGGCCTGGGCCGACGGCATGCTGCGGATCTGGCCCGCGTGGGAGCTCTACCTCGGGAACTACACGGTCCCGGCGGTGTTCTTCCCCGGCGCGGTCGGGATGCCGCTGCTGATCGGGTTGCTAGTGATGTACCCCTGGATCGAGCGAAAGCTGTCCAAGGACACCGCGCACCACAACCTGCTGCAGCGTCCGCGCGACGTCCCGGTGCGGACCTCGCTGGGCATCATGGCCCTGACGTTCTTCGCGGTCATCATGCTCTCGGGCTTCAACGACATCATCGCGTTCGCCTTCGACATCTCGCTGAACGCGACGACGTGGGCGGGCCGGATCGGTGTCCTGCTGCTGCCGCCGATCGCGTACTACATCACCTACCGGATCTGCCTCGGTCTCCAGCGGGCCGACCGCGAGGTGCTGGAGCACGGTGTCGAGACCGGCATCATCAAGCGCCTGCCGCACGGTGAGTTCATCGAGATCCACCAGCCGCTCGGCCCGGTGGACGACCACGGCCACCCGATCCCGCTCGAGTACCAGGGCGCGTCGGTGCCGAAGAAGATGAACAAGCTCGGCTCGGCCGGACATGCCGTCGCCGGTTCGACCTGGTCCCCGGACCCGGTCGAGGAGACGATCGCGCTGGAGCGCGCCCGGTCCAACGGGCACGGCAACGGCAAGGTCGACGACATCGGTGGCGAGCCGTCCGCGGAGCGCAAGGAGATCACCTCCGGGCACTAG
- a CDS encoding Lrp/AsnC ligand binding domain-containing protein, translating to MITAIVLVQVEADAIPEAAQAIADIEGVREVYSCAGDVDLIASVRVAAHEDLADLIPAKIGKVPGVLNTVTHIAFRSYSKADSESAFDIGVEGA from the coding sequence GTGATCACCGCGATCGTGCTGGTCCAGGTCGAGGCCGATGCCATCCCCGAGGCGGCACAGGCGATCGCGGACATCGAGGGCGTCCGCGAGGTCTACTCCTGCGCGGGCGACGTCGACCTGATCGCTTCGGTCCGCGTCGCGGCCCACGAAGACCTCGCGGATCTGATCCCGGCGAAGATCGGCAAGGTCCCCGGCGTGCTGAACACGGTCACGCATATCGCGTTCCGCTCGTACTCGAAGGCCGACAGCGAGTCCGCGTTCGACATCGGCGTCGAAGGCGCCTGA
- a CDS encoding DEDD exonuclease domain-containing protein — MDTGRRPGAAQLAFDELGTPLRDITFVVFDLETTGTKPGPDGITEIGAVKIRAGEVVGEFATFVNPGMPIPPQIVELTGITGAMVYDAPRIERVLPAFLEFISGAVLVAHNAAFDTGFMRAACEGHGYHWPKTAVVCTVRLARRVISRDETPSYRLSALAALFGARTTPNHRALADARATVDVLHALLERVGNLGVHTLEELLDYLPEVTAAQRRKRSLAEHLPSRPGVYLFRGPSDEVLYVGTSSDLRRRVRQYFTGSESRGRIREMVALAERVDAVECAHALEAAVRELRLIAAHRPMYNRRSKNPRHAWWVALTEEAFPRLSVVRMPRDGMLGPFRTQTDARTAADTLAGASGLRTCTQRISAAAPNGTPCVLAELGRCGAPCAGKQTVEAYRPSVLAVSGLIAGTDGRPLRAAADHLARLSAAEHYEQAAQHRDHLAGLIRAVGRAHRQSALAGIPELIAAGPDGNGGWELAVIRHGRLASAGVARRGVPPMPVVEMLVASAETVIPGPGPLFGAIPEEIGLLLRWLTRPGVRLVRTTHPWAEPAAAGGWQEWLDLAASATALERVAG; from the coding sequence ATGGACACCGGACGGCGGCCCGGCGCGGCGCAACTCGCCTTCGACGAGCTGGGAACTCCCTTGCGGGACATCACTTTCGTCGTATTCGACCTGGAGACCACGGGAACGAAACCCGGTCCGGACGGGATCACCGAGATCGGGGCGGTCAAGATCCGCGCCGGCGAGGTCGTCGGCGAATTCGCCACCTTCGTCAATCCGGGGATGCCGATCCCGCCGCAGATCGTCGAGCTCACCGGCATCACCGGCGCGATGGTCTACGACGCTCCCCGCATCGAGCGTGTGCTGCCCGCGTTCCTCGAGTTCATCTCCGGTGCCGTGCTCGTCGCGCACAACGCCGCCTTCGACACCGGCTTCATGCGCGCGGCCTGCGAAGGCCACGGCTACCACTGGCCGAAGACGGCCGTCGTCTGCACGGTCCGGCTCGCCCGCCGGGTCATCTCCCGCGACGAGACGCCCAGCTACCGGCTTTCCGCGCTGGCCGCGTTGTTCGGCGCGCGCACGACGCCCAATCACCGCGCGCTCGCGGACGCGCGCGCCACCGTCGACGTCCTGCACGCCCTGCTGGAACGGGTGGGCAACCTCGGCGTCCACACTCTCGAGGAACTGCTGGACTACCTGCCCGAGGTGACCGCCGCTCAGCGCCGCAAACGCTCGCTGGCCGAGCATCTGCCGTCGAGGCCCGGCGTCTACCTGTTCCGCGGCCCGAGCGACGAGGTCCTCTACGTCGGGACGTCGTCCGATCTGCGCCGCCGGGTCCGGCAGTACTTCACCGGTTCGGAGAGCCGCGGCCGGATCCGGGAGATGGTCGCGCTGGCCGAACGGGTCGACGCGGTGGAATGCGCGCACGCGCTGGAGGCCGCCGTCCGGGAGCTGCGGCTGATCGCCGCCCACCGCCCGATGTACAACCGCCGTTCCAAGAACCCACGGCACGCGTGGTGGGTCGCGCTGACCGAGGAGGCGTTCCCCCGCCTTTCGGTGGTCCGCATGCCGCGAGACGGGATGCTGGGGCCCTTTCGCACCCAGACCGACGCCCGGACCGCCGCGGACACCCTCGCCGGTGCCTCGGGCCTGCGGACGTGCACCCAGCGCATCTCGGCCGCCGCTCCGAACGGGACGCCTTGTGTCCTCGCCGAGCTCGGGCGCTGCGGAGCGCCGTGCGCCGGGAAACAGACGGTCGAGGCGTACCGGCCGAGTGTGCTGGCGGTGTCCGGGCTCATCGCCGGGACGGACGGACGTCCGCTGCGGGCCGCCGCCGATCACCTGGCCCGGCTGTCCGCGGCGGAACACTACGAACAGGCCGCCCAGCATCGCGATCACCTGGCCGGGCTGATCCGCGCGGTCGGCCGCGCGCACCGGCAGTCGGCGCTGGCGGGCATCCCGGAGCTGATCGCCGCCGGGCCGGACGGGAACGGCGGCTGGGAACTGGCGGTGATCCGGCACGGCAGGCTCGCGTCGGCGGGTGTCGCGCGGCGCGGGGTGCCGCCGATGCCGGTCGTCGAGATGCTCGTGGCCTCGGCGGAGACGGTGATCCCGGGACCCGGCCCGCTCTTCGGCGCGATCCCCGAGGAGATCGGCCTCCTCCTGCGCTGGCTGACCCGCCCTGGTGTCCGGCTCGTGCGCACGACGCATCCGTGGGCGGAGCCCGCCGCCGCGGGCGGCTGGCAGGAGTGGCTCGACCTGGCGGCGAGCGCGACGGCACTGGAACGGGTGGCGGGCTAG